The following DNA comes from Saccharomyces cerevisiae S288C chromosome XIII, complete sequence.
CTGGACAAACTTCCCTACctgaagagaaaaatatccGTTTTTTATATAGTTTCTGTAAGTGTGCACAGTGACTTCCTCATTAGAGCGATATAGATAATTTGAGactttatttattttttatttttgttggTTCTCATATTCAACCTTCCATTTATCTAAGTTGAACCATTAAACATTCCCTTTTTTACTTTGCTAATTTCATCATACCCATTGATCAACTATAAGTGAAACTTGGGAATCTTCCATTATACAAAGGTGAGGTCCCTATTTGttgcatttttcaattcatttCCCTGGgagtttttgtttgtttttgctATATTAACATATCATAACAGCGTATAGAACgtaatttgaaatattcaaaacaaagaaaaggtaAAGAAATGAGAGACTCTAATCATCGATCATTAACGTCGAACAAGCCTATAGTAACAATAACATCTACTGTCTATGACCGAAGGGCATTGGATATCAACTCTAGTATTCCGTTAATAAACTCCCTAAACTACTTAACATATCTAACCTCTAATTCATCAAAAGTTAGGGAAACGGTAGCTAACGACGGTGCTCTCGAAAGATTAGTCTCAATATTGAGGAGTTGTCATTTAAGTTTGTTTGAGTTGCTGGATTTGGatttagaaaattttaatgaGCACGAAAACATAAAGGATCTATGGAAGGAGAAAAGACTAGCACTATGCGCTTGGAAATGGACTTTAACATTTCAGTGCTTAGTATTGACAGGTACTAGAGGGACAGAACAAATTCGTAAAAAAGTGGTAATGTCTGGGGTCTTATCTGTGCTGGTCACAGTATTGGATAACTATTTACTATATCATAAAAATTACGACTTCATCAAAGATCAAACAATGACCTTTGACTTCAAAGGGATAACCACGGAGACAATGTATAAATTCATGAGAAAAGATGAGAATGAAACATATCAGCAGTATATAGAGTTCATTACAGGTCAGGATAAATTGAAGTTGTCAACtgacaaaaattttctaaaCGAACGATTAGTGGCACCGTCTATGACAATTCCAACTGATTTTAGTGATATATGGGGCCGGTTTGCAGACCTAGCTAGCAATTTTGAACCTGACCAGGAAAGACACGACGACGACATTGATATTGATAGTGAAGtagaaagtgaaaattttgatgcACAtaagaatttcttttcgcAACCAGACATTAATAGACCTACAATTTCCACTCCAcgtgaattttttctcgGAAGAATTGTCCCCAAACAAGACGACGTTATATGGTCGCTTCAGTTATTAGCTTTTGTTTCGAAGTATACATATATGAAATCAACCCTTCAAAATGTTGAGCTGGTTGAATCCCTATCGTTCAGAAGTATGGCTTACAAAATTAAACAGAGAATCTCAGAAGAGAATGACttagaagaacaagaaagagACGTAACTGTAAAATTGTCTTCATTATATCCTTATTTATCGAAAAATCCTGAAAACAATTCCAAAGTTAAGGCACTAGATACTAGCAAAATGGatccatttttcaaagaattagAAGAACTCTCAAACAGATGTcaacaagaagaacaaaatgaaatatgTAATAACCACTGTCCCGTTCTTAATTTGTTTGAGCGCTACCGTGTACCGAAACCTAGCGACGACAATGCCTATGGCAAAGACAAGGAAAGAATTAATttaaggaagaaaatatctGATAACTTTGAAAGGCGCTGGAGCTACgataaaatgaaaaaggaattaaCAAATATTGTTTACAAAAACAAGGTACTAACAAATGTTGTAAACATCTTCCCCTTAGTCGAAAAATATACAGTGAGCGCAGAAAATACACATGATGTTATATATTGGAGTTCTGTCATCATGAGAAATTCATGTCGAAAAAATGAGATCTTAGGTGTGCGTCAGTGTGCCAATTTTTCGTGCGGAAAATGGGAAGATTTTCCAAGACAATTTGCAAAATGTCGTCGATGCAAAAGAACGAAATATTGCTCACGAAAGTGTCAATTAAAAGCATGGGGATATCATAGGTATTGGTGTCACGAAGTTGGATCAAGTCATATGAGATCCACGAATACTACCACAGGTGTCAATACCCCAAATGAGCCTAGTTCTTTAAATGCCACCGCTACTACAGCAGCTGATGTTTCGAATTCTACCAGTACGTTCACTCCTAATATATCCACCACCGTACCTGATGAAATAAGCAATAGGGATGAAAATAGCATACCTGAGTAAAGTACAAGGGGATTTCGATGACCTAGGTTTAACAAGATCATGAAATATTCATTAACGgagttttttgttttcgctttttttattttttgttcctaattttttttttttttacattttatTAGCTATACACTTGGCGCAAGGATATTTTATATACCGGATATAATAGATAATTAAAAGACTACTAATTAAAAATGATGTAATATGGTAATAGGTATGGAAGAATCAGGGAGTTTTCAGAATGTTCTTTGCCCTCTCTTGGGCTTTCTAGTTTTGCACTTTTACTTATTCATCTCCTGTAACCGAAACTGAAATGGGGGGGTTTGGAAAGTTGTACAAAGACATAgctgttttcttttttttaaatattgAAGGAACGCtttcatgtattttttcaaacaatGAGTGATTCTTCtcattatatttttgaatggTGGAAAAGAAGGACCATTTGAGAATCATCAGGTACATAGCAAAGAAGCTAAAATTTGGCCACAACGTATCACTAAATTCAATGGTGGCATTTTCATGTACTTGCCATAGCATATAGTCTGAGAGCCTCCTATGCCCACTTGTTCTGATTAATAATTCACATTTATTGGAATGGAAACCCATGTACATTTTATTAGtaaattttcttatatTAATCCTTGGTGatttattttccaaatgGTCTTCAACTGAATCACGAATAGTATGTAACATATCATTTCTTGAAGTGTAAGGAaaacatataaataaaGTGAAATCGTCTCCATCCTGTGTGATTTCTTCCacttttttaattttttttctcatttctGGAGATAGTAAAGATTGATCACCTACTATTCTTATTTTAGATCCGTATAAGGGATCCTTATAGTCCTTGGCTCTTTTTGCGAATTCATCAAGCTTTACCGTAAACAAATTCATTAGCGTAtctacttcttcttttggtctattaaaattttcaatagaaaaTGCATAGGCGGAAACACATTTTACACCCAATCTTTTGCAGATATACAGTAGTGTTAGTAACGTTAACCCACCAGCTTCATGGCCTTTTTTTACTGGTAGCCTTCTTGACTTGGCATATCTCCGGTTACCATCCATGATAAAGGAGACATGTTCAGGCACTGGCCCTACCCTTAATGcttttatcaaaatattctgaaGATTTACATAAAACCATGAAAACAAGCTTAATGACATAACCCACGCAAATACTCTCTGAAATATACTTTTCACTGCGAAGCACATCTGTTCTTTGGTTTCTACCAAAAGCCTTTTTAGGGCTACAAACTGAATCTGAATAATACTGGGCATTTTCATTATGGTCAACAGAAACGTCCTATGTTTGAAAGGCAGCCTGTTCTTTATAAGTTGATAAATTGAGAAAAGTGCACCAAATCTTAATCTACTCTGTGTGTATTTTTAGGTCCCTTAAATAACAGAAAAAGTATAGCTTTAGCCGCCGAGGTCCACTCAGTTTGGAGTAGTTACCCTTAACAGGCACTCACTCCGTTTTGTTCTTTCGAAGAGATACGTTATAGTATATCGGCAACAAATGATAGGCTCATTGTTAGCGTTCATTAATTATTAGATTAAAATTTATTTAAGTGTATCGTGTTTCTTTACTTTATGTACGAAGATTAATATGCATTTAAAGGTATCATCcacggaaaaaaaatactccATCAGCGTTAGCGGAAGTTATTAACTACTGTACCGCAGTCTACGCAATAATAGTTTCTATCTTGTTGGTCATTAGCACCAGAAAAAGCCTCAAACCTTGAACCGTTACAAACATTGCAACGGATAGGTAAATTCATTGCGCTCGTTGGAGTGGTAGGCCCATGTGCATTGGAGAAAATAGATGACATGCTTTCCCTTGGTGTTCTTGGCTGTGCATTACTGCCGAGTGTTTTTAGTGATGTACTGCTTTTGGGACATATATTAGAGTATCCACGTCCCGTTGCATAGCCTTTTCCAGTATTAGTATACGCCGCTGCCGGTTGGCCAGCCAAGTTTGATTTCGCTCTCGAGTTGAAGCTTCGACTCAAAGAATGCAAAGAATCAGAACTGTTAAACCTTCTCCGAACCTCTCTATTGTATTCTTCTAGTTTGAGTAACACGCGCTTTCTTATAACAGAGGGCATATCTGCTCTAAACACACGAATAGTCCCTACGTTATCAGTACTGATCAATATCGTTCCAATTGCGTCAACGACATCTGGGATAGCACTGGTGGCGGAAGCATTAGAAATTGAGCCTGGTTTAGAATTGTAGCCCAAAGACGACTCTACATCTGACATTATGCCATCGTCGTTACTCCGACTCAAAACATCGAAACTATCGGATGTCTGAAAAAACTCTAGAGATAGCTCGCAGATAACATCGTTAGACAAAGATAATGTTTTCGAAGTTTCTGGCGGTGCAATGCTAACACAAGTAACAGGGGCATTGTGTgcatgaaaagaaatgtaaTCCGTATTTTTGATATAATGATCGTTGCTATGATGAGGCAAGGGAAGTAAGTTAGTAAGTTTTAAATGATGATGTGGTTTTTCTTCGTTATTCTGGCTGGAAGACCTACTCATTGATTTACTAAATATGCTTCTCAAACTTCCGGACCGAGCCAATCCCTTTGGTTTCCTTTTAGGTTCGTCTTGATCATTCTCTCTATCCGAAGACTTTAACCTCCAGCCGTAAACCCAATGGTCATCACTACTATTTACAACGATTGGCTGACCATGCCAGATGGACAATTGTGCCTTGTGTTGGGAAGATCCGCTATGGAAGCCTTTCAATACCTCTAGAAGCTTCCTCTGTTCTAagtcaaaaattcttatcCTCGAATCATTCGATGTAACTACTAAGCGGAAAGAATTGTCCAGTTGAGATCTAAAAGCTTGCAAACCCGTCACACGTGGACCATGACGAATTTTTGAGTCAGTTTCCGTGACCATGACGTGAGCGTTTTGTTCTTGTGTTTGTCTATCAGCTACGTGAAATGAAGAAACTGGAGTGAGACCTCTGGTCATCAGAATATGAACGTATCCATTAAATGTTCCTATTATAGTGTATTTTCCCTCCTCAGGGGATAATGTAACAGATGTTATTAAGTCTTGACAATCGTACTCAAAGCTAACTTCATCATCCAGTATAGACCATAACCTGCATTTGTGATCCAGACAGCCGctaatgaaaaatctaTCGTCGGTGGGGTGAAATTCCACACAAGTGACAAAATCAGGATGTATGAATGTCTTAAGTGAATTTTTCCTATCGGGATGCCATAGTTTTACTGTCTTATCCATCGATGCtgacaaaataaaattatttttagaCCAATTTATATCCAGAACATCTTGCACGTGTTCTTTATACAGTCGCAAAGGCGTTGGGTGAAAGACAGGCGCATAcaaattcaataatttttccttctcttcGTATTTCTCTGTAGCAGAATCCaaaaattgtttttcttttggattGTTCAATGAACTGACCTGCTGTTTGATCCGCATCGACTTGGCTCGTGCCTCTTTATTTGATTCCGCACTCGAGTCCAATTCGGCTCTTTCAACTGGAGAGCCAATAACTTTCcatattcttattttaCCATCTTTGCTACCAGTGGCCATAAATTTTCCATCGCGGCTAAACTTTGTACTCCATATAGCTTTAGAGGTTGGTTCAGATGATTTGGAAGTGGAGGTAACCGTTTCACCTTCGTAGGCCATTAGTTCTTGCGCGAGAAACAATCTTCTAAATTGTTTCAGGTTTTTCCGACGTTTCAACATTTTAATGTATTTTGGCTCTCTCAAatagttttcaaattgcTCTGTATCAATGGAATTGAAAGGGTAAAACTCATTGACCCTAAGATTCGAATTTAAAGTATTGCCTCTCTGTAAATGTTCCTTTAGTCTCATAAATGAATCAGTGGCGTTGCCGTTGTTACTATATTTTAATTTGTCATTTGTATTATTAGTTTTTGTCATTCTGAACTTCAATGGCTCGATATCTGCAGAATATTCAAGATTTAGTTTGCTTTTACTTTTACTTTCACCGGAACTGGACTCGCCGTCGAAGCTCTCTTGATGCGACCGACTCTCCTCTTCAGATCCAGTGGTATTCGAGGAATTGCTGAATTCAGAATGTACCTTGCTTATACTTGTTTTATCCTCCGCCATATTCGTCATATTTCTAATTCTCGTACTATATTATACGCCACTACCGTATACAATATGCCAAGAGCTCAGCAACTGCtttctattctttttctttgattgtCTTTGTTCCTCTTTTccctctttcttttcctcctCTGTTTAACAAGTTGGAGAGAGTTGCAGTCTTGTTCCCTATACGGTCCAGCTGTGACTTGTACGAACGCGTATTGTATCCCAGGAAGAAATAATGATGTAACTCGCTTACGAAGCTTAAGAAagggcaaaaaaaatgtgtCCCCCCTAACTGcgaaagtgaaaaaaaaaaaaattaatgcGTTGAATTTACACAGTTCTATGTATAATTAACTGCTACGATAGAAACTGGACAGTAGTAAGAAAGATTGGACTAGGCATCACCCAGACTTTACTTTTTCGGCATACATATCTATTTATATATAGTTTAATACGTaaatacaaatatatatatactgtAAATTTTAATCATTaagcttttcttttttttttgttcacGCTTTCACCCTGTGAGGCGAATGAGGTTAGCTTTTTCCCTTTACGGGACTAGGTAAGGCTCCCCATGGCTGAGCCCGCGCAAGGAAATCCAGGATCATCCGCGGAAGAAATAAGCTGCTCCCGGCCCAGACTATGTAAGAAAAGTGGCAACAA
Coding sequences within:
- the MUB1 gene encoding MYND-type zinc finger protein MUB1 (MYND domain-containing protein; component of the Mub1p-Ubr2p-Rad6p ubiquitin ligase complex, required for ubiquitination and degradation of Rpn4p; interacts with Ubr2p (E3) and indirectly with Rad6p (E2); short-lived protein degraded in a Ubr2p/Rad6p dependent manner; proposed to function as both a partner and substrate of the Ubr2p/Rad6p ubiquitin ligase; similar to the A. nidulans samB gene), which produces MRDSNHRSLTSNKPIVTITSTVYDRRALDINSSIPLINSLNYLTYLTSNSSKVRETVANDGALERLVSILRSCHLSLFELLDLDLENFNEHENIKDLWKEKRLALCAWKWTLTFQCLVLTGTRGTEQIRKKVVMSGVLSVLVTVLDNYLLYHKNYDFIKDQTMTFDFKGITTETMYKFMRKDENETYQQYIEFITGQDKLKLSTDKNFLNERLVAPSMTIPTDFSDIWGRFADLASNFEPDQERHDDDIDIDSEVESENFDAHKNFFSQPDINRPTISTPREFFLGRIVPKQDDVIWSLQLLAFVSKYTYMKSTLQNVELVESLSFRSMAYKIKQRISEENDLEEQERDVTVKLSSLYPYLSKNPENNSKVKALDTSKMDPFFKELEELSNRCQQEEQNEICNNHCPVLNLFERYRVPKPSDDNAYGKDKERINLRKKISDNFERRWSYDKMKKELTNIVYKNKVLTNVVNIFPLVEKYTVSAENTHDVIYWSSVIMRNSCRKNEILGVRQCANFSCGKWEDFPRQFAKCRRCKRTKYCSRKCQLKAWGYHRYWCHEVGSSHMRSTNTTTGVNTPNEPSSLNATATTAADVSNSTSTFTPNISTTVPDEISNRDENSIPE
- the SRT1 gene encoding ditrans,polycis-polyprenyl diphosphate synthase (Forms the dehydrodolichyl diphosphate synthase (DDS) complex with NUS1; involved in synthesis of long-chain dolichols (19-22 isoprene units; as opposed to Rer2p which synthesizes shorter-chain dolichols); localizes to lipid bodies; transcription is induced during stationary phase); the encoded protein is MKMPSIIQIQFVALKRLLVETKEQMCFAVKSIFQRVFAWVMSLSLFSWFYVNLQNILIKALRVGPVPEHVSFIMDGNRRYAKSRRLPVKKGHEAGGLTLLTLLYICKRLGVKCVSAYAFSIENFNRPKEEVDTLMNLFTVKLDEFAKRAKDYKDPLYGSKIRIVGDQSLLSPEMRKKIKKVEEITQDGDDFTLFICFPYTSRNDMLHTIRDSVEDHLENKSPRINIRKFTNKMYMGFHSNKCELLIRTSGHRRLSDYMLWQVHENATIEFSDTLWPNFSFFAMYLMILKWSFFSTIQKYNEKNHSLFEKIHESVPSIFKKKKTAMSLYNFPNPPISVSVTGDE
- the LAF1 gene encoding Laf1p (Sterol-binding beta-propeller protein; physically associates with sterol-binding StARkin domain-containing proteins Ysp2/Lam2/Ltc4 and Lam4/Ltc3; essential for retrograde transport of ergosterol from the plasma membrane to the endoplasmic reticulum at ER-PM contact sites; transcription is activated by paralogous transcription factors Yrm1p and Yrr1p along with genes involved in multidrug resistance; non-essential gene; has a paralog, DGR2, that arose from the whole genome duplication), which encodes MTNMAEDKTSISKVHSEFSNSSNTTGSEEESRSHQESFDGESSSGESKSKSKLNLEYSADIEPLKFRMTKTNNTNDKLKYSNNGNATDSFMRLKEHLQRGNTLNSNLRVNEFYPFNSIDTEQFENYLREPKYIKMLKRRKNLKQFRRLFLAQELMAYEGETVTSTSKSSEPTSKAIWSTKFSRDGKFMATGSKDGKIRIWKVIGSPVERAELDSSAESNKEARAKSMRIKQQVSSLNNPKEKQFLDSATEKYEEKEKLLNLYAPVFHPTPLRLYKEHVQDVLDINWSKNNFILSASMDKTVKLWHPDRKNSLKTFIHPDFVTCVEFHPTDDRFFISGCLDHKCRLWSILDDEVSFEYDCQDLITSVTLSPEEGKYTIIGTFNGYVHILMTRGLTPVSSFHVADRQTQEQNAHVMVTETDSKIRHGPRVTGLQAFRSQLDNSFRLVVTSNDSRIRIFDLEQRKLLEVLKGFHSGSSQHKAQLSIWHGQPIVVNSSDDHWVYGWRLKSSDRENDQDEPKRKPKGLARSGSLRSIFSKSMSRSSSQNNEEKPHHHLKLTNLLPLPHHSNDHYIKNTDYISFHAHNAPVTCVSIAPPETSKTLSLSNDVICELSLEFFQTSDSFDVLSRSNDDGIMSDVESSLGYNSKPGSISNASATSAIPDVVDAIGTILISTDNVGTIRVFRADMPSVIRKRVLLKLEEYNREVRRRFNSSDSLHSLSRSFNSRAKSNLAGQPAAAYTNTGKGYATGRGYSNICPKSSTSLKTLGSNAQPRTPRESMSSIFSNAHGPTTPTSAMNLPIRCNVCNGSRFEAFSGANDQQDRNYYCVDCGTVVNNFR